Part of the Vibrio sp. SS-MA-C1-2 genome, TCTAACATCTCTTGGGTAATGGCAGAATAATCTGTTGTGGAGCACTGTTTATTTAATCGAGTTAATGTTTTTTCTAATCGTGGTCCTTCAACTGGCTTAAGTAAGTAATCAAAAGCATTTTCTTCAAACGCTTGAATCGCAAACTCATCATAAGCTGTCGTAAAGACAACAAATGGCATGGTGTCCGGATCAAGCATGGAGAGCATTTCTAATCCAGTTACTTGTGGCATTTGAATATCTAAAAATATGACGTCAGGCTTTAATTGATGAACCATTTTTAACCCAAGAATAGCGTTTGGTGCTTCCCCAATCACTTCCACATTATCACTTTCTGATAGCAGTGTGTTAAGTTCATCTCTTGCGTAATGTTCATCATCAATGATTAATGCTTTTATCATAGTGTTCTTAGTTTCTTTATTTACTTGAGTTTGATGTTGGATTTGATGTTTTGGTTATCAGTGCTCATAACAATGGAAATGTGATTTTCGCTTTCGTCCACCGTTGAGGCTCACAAGTTATAGTTAAACCAAATTGATCACCAAACTGATTTTTTAACCTTTTATCAACAATTTGCAATCCTAACCCATTACTTTCAATCTTATTGATATCTGGATCAGATAATTGAAAATTTCCGGCGTTATCAGTAATGCTAATGCAGCCAATACCATGACTAATTTCACCTTTAATCGCAATATGCCCACTCTCTAATAAGGTTGAAGTCCCGTGTTTGATGGCATTTTCAATCAGCGGTTGTAAGGTAAATGATGGGAGCGTGCAGTTAAGTAATCTATCGTCGATATCCATTTTTATTTCTAAACGGTCAGAAAAGCGAGCCAGTTCAATTTCCATATAGGTATTAAGGTGAATGATTTCTTCTTTAATTGGAACTAACTCTAAACTTTGTTTGAGATTACGACGGAAAAACTTTGCTAGATATTGAATTAATTGTCGTGCTTTCTCTGGGTCTTGGCGAGTAATAGCACTAATGGTATTCAAGGTATTAAAAAGAAAGTGAGGATTTACTTGGGCTTGTAAGAGGCGTAATTCAGCTTTTGCGAGCAGTGCTTGTTGTTCTGTATAGCGTCCCGTTAAGATTTGATTTGATAGTAGCTTACCAATACCTTCACCTAAAGTTAGGTTTACGGTTGAAAACAGTTTTCTTTTGGGTTCATAGAGTTTAATCGTGCCTAAGACTTTATGGTGTCCGTCAATGAGAGGGATCACTAATACAGAGCCTAATTTACATTGCTTTGAAAGCGAGCATTTATAACCAAGTTGATAACCGTCAGCATAAACCAAACTCCCTTCCTGGATGGCTTTTAAGGTATGAATTGAAGAGATGACCCGACCCGGTTTATGATGATCATCACTGATACCGACAAAAGCTAATATTTTTTCTCTATCGGTGATAGCAACCGCACCTACTTCGGTCTCTTGGTGAACAATTCGTGCAATTTCGGCTGTCGTTTGTTGGTTAAAACCATGGTGCAGAATGCCCACCGAACGTTGGGCAATTTTTAATGCTCGATTAGAGAATAGGGTTGAATATTTATCGTAGATTCGCTTTTTATCATCGATAAAGCTCATAAAAAGAGCAGCACCTAATGCATTAGAGAACATCATTGGCACCGCGATCATTTCAACTAATGAAGCTGCTTGTTCAAAAGGTTTAGCGATAATAAGGATTATCATCATTTGGACGACTTCTGCTAGTAAAGTCACCATAAAGATAATCCCTGGCTTGTAGAGCTTATCAATGTCATTCTTACGTAAGAAGTAGAGGTGAATTAATCCCCCGATCAATCCCTCCGCTGTGGTAGATACTGCACAGGCTAAATCGGTAAAACCGCCCATGCTATAGCGATGCAGCCCTCCGGTTAATCCAACGGCAAAGCCAACAAATGGCCCTCCTAAAATACCCCCCATTACCGCTCCAATTGCTCTGGTATTTGCAATAGCATCACCGATGGCGAGACCAAAGTAAGTGCCTAAAATACAGAAACTACTAAAAACGACATAACAAGAGAGTCGCTGAGTTAATCTACCTGAGATGGTGGTTAATGGAATAAATAGCGGCGTCTTACTCAGTAGATAAGCGATAACAAGGTAAACACTGAGCTGCTGGAATAACGAAAAAATCAGTTCCATTGATAAATCCAAAATTAATTACGGGTATACCTAACGTCATTGGCGTTGCTAGTCGGCGGCAAGTGGGTTAAATATCGAGTTTGTGACATCACTTATTGTACCGTTTTAGTTTGTCGCCACAACCAATACGTCAGTTGACTCAAATAAGAGAAGCTAGCCTCAATAACTTTTTTATGATGACCAATCACAAATAGTTGTAACAGGACTGAAAATTCAAAACAACTAATGCTCGCAATCAACGGTGCTTAGGCTAGAATTAAGAGAGATTTATCGTTTAATTGCTTTCTGTTTTTTATGGTGAAAGTGGTTTGTTGTGAATGTGTTTGGGATATGTTTTTTTATGGAAGATGAGTTGTCATTTTATTGAAATCTAACTTTCATCGGATTGTCATGGATACGTCATGTAGCTGTCATATTTCTCTTGGATTGTAATATAACTGTCATATTTGTCCTTTACTATCACCATCAAATCATAGAGAGACAAATTTAGTTAAGATAATTAATAAATAAAGAGATAATTAATCTGTAAGTCTTATTGGGTGTTGGAGAGTTCTTCAACATAATGATTTTTTCATTTTATGGTTGTTTAAAGTTATGTCAGTAAATTCAATTTTTGATGTTTTTGGTAAATCTCCAATCAAACCGCTGCAAAAGCATATCGATAAGGTATCTGAGTCAGCAAACGAATTAACTCCTTTTGTTGATGCAGTGCTTGCGCAAGATTGGGCAAAAGCTCAAAAGCATCAAGAGAAAATCAGTTTTATTGAAGGTGAAGCAGATAAGTTAAAGCGAGAAATTAGATTATCTTTACCAAGTGGTATCTTTATGCCAGTACAGCGTACAGATATTTTAGGTCTAATTACTCAGCAAGATAAAATTGCAAATAAATTAAAAGATGTTGCAGGCCTTATGATTGGTCGTCAGCAGACTATTCCAGCAGAAATGCACGATAACTTTCGTCAATACGTAAAGCGTTGTGTTGATGCTGTAGATTTAACTGTTGAAATGATTAATGAGTTAGATAGCTTATTGGAAACGGGGTTCCGTGGTCGAGAAGTTCAGCTTGTTGTTGAAATGATTCAGAAAATTGATCGCATTGAAGGTGATACAGATGTCATGCAAGTTGTGCTACGTCGCCAATTATTTGAACTGGAAAAAGATTTAAATCCAGTTGATGTTATCTTCATGTATAAAACCCTTGAGTGGATTGGCGGAGTTGCCGATCAAGCAGAACGCGTTGGCTCAAGATTAGAATTAATGCTAAGTAAAGCATAAGCACAAAAATAAGGTATTTATTGTGTCTGATATTTTAGTAAATTATGGTTACATTTTAATTATTATTGCCGCTCTTTTTGGCTTCCTTATGGCGTATGGTATTGGTGCGAATGACGTTGCCAATGCGATGGGTACATCTGTTGGGTCTAAGGCATTAACCATTAAACAAGCAATCATTATTGCAATGATTTTTGAGTTTGCAGGGGCTTACCTTGCAGGTGGTGAAGTTACATCAACAATCCGTAAAGGCATTATTGATTCAAGTTACTTTACTCACCAACCAGAATTATTAGTTTACGGTATGATCGCGTCGCTACTTGCAGCGGGTATCTGGTTAGTATTTGCTTCATTATTAGGTTGGCCTGTTTCAACAACTCACTCAATTATTGGTGCGATTATTGGTTTCGCAACGGTGGGTGTGGGTGCAGACGCTGTATCTTGGGGTAAAGTAGCAGGTATTGTAGGTTCATGGATCGTCACACCTGCCATTGCCGGTATCATTGCTTATTTACTATTTCAAAGTGCACAACGCCTTATTTTTGACACAACGAACCCGGTAGCAAATGCAAAACGTTACGTTCCTCTTTATATGGGTCTATCAGGTTTTATTCTTGCGCTAGTAACAATTAAGAAAGGCCTTAAGCATGTTGGTTTACACTTCTCTGGTTTTGAAGCGTACGCATTAGCGATATTAATTGCAGTTATTGTTGCTGCGATTGGTAAGTATTTCATCTCAAGAATCAAGCTATCTGGCAATGATAATAACCATGGCTTTGATGATGTAGAGAAAATCTTTGCAGTACTGATGATTGTTACCGCGTGTGGTATGGCATTTGCTCACGGCTCTAACGATGTTGCGAATGCGATTGGTCCACTAGCTGCGGTTGTTTCTATTGTTCAAGCTCAAGGTGAGATTTTATCTAAAGCTTCTTTAGCTTGGTGGATTCTTCCTCTTGGTGGTGTCGGTATTGTTATCGGCCTTGCAACATTAGGTAAGCGTGTAATTATGACGATTGGTCACAACATCACACACCTTACACCAAGTCGTGGCTTTGCTGCTGAACTGGCTGCTGCTTCAACGGTTGTTATTGCATCAGGTACAGGTCTTCCAATATCAACAACTCAAACCTTAGTCGGTGCGGTTCTGGGTGTAGGTATGGCTCGTGGTATCGCAGCGCTTAACTTAGGTGTGGTTCGTAACATTGTTGTTTCTTGGGTGATTACTTTACCTGCAGGTGCTGGTCTATCGATTATCATCTTCTACATTATCCGTTCAATCTTTGGCGGTTAATAAAAATAACAAGTATACCCACAGTAATTGGCGTTGCTAGTAGGCGGCAAGTGAATGAGGCCCCATGAGTATAGAAGTATCATATGATTGGGGCGAATGAATATAGCCAGCAACCTAGCAACGTCAAGTAAGAAGGGTATAGATATGCTTTAAGTGAATAAACTAAAACATATCTATAAATAAAAAGCCTGAGTCTCCTCTAACTGCATATTGCAATTAGTCGAAGATTTGGGCTTTTTTGTTTTGTTCCCCGAAACATCAATTTAATTTTCTTAAACGCTCTCCTCCCAAAATGAATAATTCGAGTATTGACTCTTAATTTTTTCAAAAATCACCAAAATAAATTTCATTGATAAATGACTCACAGTTATAACATTGGTGTTACACTCTTTTTTTGAAAAATATTGAACTTATTTGGAAAGAAATTACAGAGTTTACGGGTCTATTGTTATGGATAAACAGAAACGTTATGAAACGCTAGTGAGGGCGTATCATAAAGATCTTTATCGCTATGCGTTTTGGCTAGTTAAGGATAAAGCAGTTGCAGAAGATTTAGTTCAAGAAACGTGTTTAAGAGCATGGAAAGCCCTAGATTCTTTGACGAGTGAGCAGTCAGCAAAACCTTGGCTTATCACAATTCTTCGTCGTGAGAATGCGAGGCGCTTTGAACGAAAGCAACTTGAATTAGTTGATATTGATGATCACCAACAAGATATACGTACTGACGATGACTCTCATCATCAAAATCAATGGTTACAGCAGCAGATTATGAACCTTGATGAGGAGTACCGAGAGCCGTTATTACTTCAAGTTCTATGTGGCTTTTCTGGGGATGAGATTTCTGATATTTTGAAATTGAATAAAAATACGGTTATGACACGATTATTTAGAGCTCGGAATCAGATTAAAGATAACTTAAATGAGCGAGCTGAGATTAAGGAGTCCAATAATGGATGAATTAGAATTCCGTCGCCTGATATTAGCGGATCCTCAAAATAAGGATGTAGAATCCCAACAAGCGATAGAGAAGATGTTAGATTTAGATCCGCAAGATTCGAAACCGTTAAAGCATTTCGCTGAATCCACTCGTCAACTAGATGAACAGTTAGCTGATGTCATGAACGTCGACGTGCCTGATGAGTTAGCTGATAAGATTTTATTTATGACGGCAGAAAAAGCGGAAACCTTTCAAGAAAAAGAGCAAAAAAAGGACGCTCCATCAACAAATAATGTTGTTGAGGTTAACTTTACTAAAAAAGCGATGACAATCGCTGCATCAGTCGCATTTGCTATCGGCTTAGGTGTGGGTCAAATTCACTGGACTCCACTTTTGGTCGGCACTGCTCATGCAAATTTAGCGGATATGGCGACTCAACATGTCTTAGATGAAGAGCCTTTTGTTGGCCAACTTGATGAAAAAGTGACCATGAGTCAAATTAACAGTAAACTTGAACCCTACGGTTTTCAGTTTACAAAAGATTTTCCGCACCATGTTTACTTTCTAAACCATTGTAGCTTTGGTGATCAAACCGCATTGC contains:
- a CDS encoding TIGR00153 family protein yields the protein MSVNSIFDVFGKSPIKPLQKHIDKVSESANELTPFVDAVLAQDWAKAQKHQEKISFIEGEADKLKREIRLSLPSGIFMPVQRTDILGLITQQDKIANKLKDVAGLMIGRQQTIPAEMHDNFRQYVKRCVDAVDLTVEMINELDSLLETGFRGREVQLVVEMIQKIDRIEGDTDVMQVVLRRQLFELEKDLNPVDVIFMYKTLEWIGGVADQAERVGSRLELMLSKA
- a CDS encoding DUF3379 family protein, which encodes MDELEFRRLILADPQNKDVESQQAIEKMLDLDPQDSKPLKHFAESTRQLDEQLADVMNVDVPDELADKILFMTAEKAETFQEKEQKKDAPSTNNVVEVNFTKKAMTIAASVAFAIGLGVGQIHWTPLLVGTAHANLADMATQHVLDEEPFVGQLDEKVTMSQINSKLEPYGFQFTKDFPHHVYFLNHCSFGDQTALHLVFEGKYGKVTLFVTKIESSDISRFEQAGMQGEIMPLNDASLIMLGDKSENLSAAMTEFTSLIESNHSVTF
- the btsR gene encoding two-component system response regulator BtsR, which translates into the protein MIKALIIDDEHYARDELNTLLSESDNVEVIGEAPNAILGLKMVHQLKPDVIFLDIQMPQVTGLEMLSMLDPDTMPFVVFTTAYDEFAIQAFEENAFDYLLKPVEGPRLEKTLTRLNKQCSTTDYSAITQEMLELIPCSGLHRIIMLSPKEIEAAYSEISGVTVVSKNIKATTPLTLKVLEEKTPMIRCHRQYLIHPLAIKEIKLLENGLGEIITLNHHTVPVSRRYLKELKERFLYCPN
- a CDS encoding inorganic phosphate transporter; the encoded protein is MAYGIGANDVANAMGTSVGSKALTIKQAIIIAMIFEFAGAYLAGGEVTSTIRKGIIDSSYFTHQPELLVYGMIASLLAAGIWLVFASLLGWPVSTTHSIIGAIIGFATVGVGADAVSWGKVAGIVGSWIVTPAIAGIIAYLLFQSAQRLIFDTTNPVANAKRYVPLYMGLSGFILALVTIKKGLKHVGLHFSGFEAYALAILIAVIVAAIGKYFISRIKLSGNDNNHGFDDVEKIFAVLMIVTACGMAFAHGSNDVANAIGPLAAVVSIVQAQGEILSKASLAWWILPLGGVGIVIGLATLGKRVIMTIGHNITHLTPSRGFAAELAAASTVVIASGTGLPISTTQTLVGAVLGVGMARGIAALNLGVVRNIVVSWVITLPAGAGLSIIIFYIIRSIFGG
- a CDS encoding sensor histidine kinase is translated as MELIFSLFQQLSVYLVIAYLLSKTPLFIPLTTISGRLTQRLSCYVVFSSFCILGTYFGLAIGDAIANTRAIGAVMGGILGGPFVGFAVGLTGGLHRYSMGGFTDLACAVSTTAEGLIGGLIHLYFLRKNDIDKLYKPGIIFMVTLLAEVVQMMIILIIAKPFEQAASLVEMIAVPMMFSNALGAALFMSFIDDKKRIYDKYSTLFSNRALKIAQRSVGILHHGFNQQTTAEIARIVHQETEVGAVAITDREKILAFVGISDDHHKPGRVISSIHTLKAIQEGSLVYADGYQLGYKCSLSKQCKLGSVLVIPLIDGHHKVLGTIKLYEPKRKLFSTVNLTLGEGIGKLLSNQILTGRYTEQQALLAKAELRLLQAQVNPHFLFNTLNTISAITRQDPEKARQLIQYLAKFFRRNLKQSLELVPIKEEIIHLNTYMEIELARFSDRLEIKMDIDDRLLNCTLPSFTLQPLIENAIKHGTSTLLESGHIAIKGEISHGIGCISITDNAGNFQLSDPDINKIESNGLGLQIVDKRLKNQFGDQFGLTITCEPQRWTKAKITFPLL